The region TCAGGTAAATACCCAGATTCTATACAATCTTCTTTCCACTCATAATATGCTTCGGGATCTTCCAACCATAACTTTTTAATGCGAGCTTTTTGCTCGTCATCAGTTAATGTTTTCATATATGCAACTTCACTAGCATTTCTAAGCATGCCATAACCCCCATCTAATACTCCATCTAACATTTCATCACCTATGATAAGTTAAATTTTAATAGTATCTTTCTCCAAGAAATATACGTGAAACGGTGGAAATATTGGAAATATTTTTCAATACTGTAATAATATTACTCAGCCTATTACAGTACTTGAAAAAAAATTAAACGGATAAGGAGAGATAATTAATTTTTATCTCTCTAAACTCTGTTTTAATCATATATATTTCCAATAATTTAAACATTTCCCCTATTAAATTTATGTTAATTGTAACAATATTAATATTAATAATCTTGATAGCTAGTTTAATATTTAAAAAACAGTTACATGATTATAATAATTATTTAATCGTGTTAGTTATTGGTTAAATTTTAATAGTATCTTTCTCCAAGAAATATACTGTACCGGAAGATAAATTAGAGTCTGAAGAAGAACGTCTTAAAAGAGAATCTAAAAACAAAACTGGTGAGTGATATTTTTGGCTGATTTTGACCCATTCACACAATATAGGATACCTAGGATATTACTTGAGGTTTATAAAACTGATGAGGAAAACTGGGAACAATACACACCATTAAGTTCAGATGATTCTTCAAATACAACAACCACCGATAATAATGAGGCTGAAGAAAATACTAGTACTGATGAAACGGATGATGAAGACAGTTTAACAAAAGGCTTCAAATTACATCAAGGTGAAATAATAGAAACCTACTATTATGGTGAATTCACCAATGTTGAATTTGATGGAGATTATGAAGACATTAGTAATACTGGAAGTATTAAAATACCTGAAATAATGGATTTAGACCGTTTTTATAAAGGTGTAAGATTAGCTATAAGATATGGTCCCGAAAATTATGGAAAAACTTGGATTTATTTATTGCGGACCCAACATTGATAGGTTTTATTACTGATTTGACCTTTGATGAAAAAGGAATGAACCTAAAATTATCTGGTATGAGTAAGTTATTAGAACAGAAGTATGAGTTTGATTTTACTCAGATGAAGATTAGTGAGATTTTAAAGGAGATGATTAAGACAGCTGGTTTGGAGCCGGTGGTTGATGCAACTGGTTTGGATGATAAGGTTATAGATTATACTAATGTTTCATCAGATAGTGAGGATAGTGGTGTTGATAATAGTAATCTGCCTGCTGATGCTTGTAAATTTGCAAAACAATTAACTAAAGGTAAAAAAGGTGCTCGAGCTAAAGCACAAGCAATATATGATTGGATTAATAGTAATTTCCCATATTCTGGTTATAGTAACTCTCATTATAATGAGCAGAATATTTACAGTACTGCTAAAGCAAATATTGGAAAAGCAATATTTAATTGTTGTGACCATGCACACTTATCTGTTGTGCTTTTAAGATGTGCTGGTTTAAAAGCAAATTATATCCATGTTACTGGACATGTTTATACTGTTGTATATATTGAGGGTCAAAGAGTTATGTTTGACCCTTTAGGTTATAATAGAGGTATGGGTACAGTTGCTTCAGGATATGCAACTGATGGTCCAGAATCAGAAAGTATTAACTTTTAGGGGGCACCTAAACTATGGGACCCATCATCACGAACTGCTTCATAACCTCCAACTTCTTCATTATAACTAGTGCCAACAATGGTTCTTTCACCTTGTTTTGAGCCTATTTCCCAACCATGCTCATATTTTGTATTTTGATGGTTATTGGATTGTTTGTATGATGAGCTACTTGATTGTTCAGTTTGCTGATTATTATCATCAACACTTTGATTAGTTACATTAGTAGCATTATTTGTAACATTCGTTGTATTGTTAGCCATACTCACATTAGCATCATTATTATGAGGTTCTGATGCAATTAAAACACAACCTCCAATAATACTACACCCAATAATTATAGCACCTATTATTAAAATCAATTCTTTATTATTCATAATATAATTATCTATCACCTACTAATATTAAAACTTATCCAAAAAAAGGAGGGAAACAATATTGACTACTTATGTTATTGGTTGCGATAACATTGACAAAAAAGAACAATCATATATCGACAAAGTCGCACAAGTACTTGAAGAAGCAGGAAACACCTGTGAAAAACTATCCGTAGGACCTGGACAAGTCCAATCATATGGTTTAAGTGGTGTTAAATTTTAATAGTATCTTTCTCCAAGAAATATACTCTAATTAAGAATGGAGGAAATTACTATGTTAATAGAAATATTAACAATAGCTGGATTTCTCATTGGGTTAATGAGCTTCATAATCCAGCTAAAAGATAGAAAGTAAGGGTAACCCCCTTACTTATATCTTAATGTGATTTCCAAAGTACTTAAATTTTTCTATAAACAAAAAGGAGGCTAAAATTAATGTTTGGGGTTAAATTTTAATAGTATCTTTCTCCAAGAAATATA is a window of uncultured Methanobrevibacter sp. DNA encoding:
- a CDS encoding transglutaminase family protein — translated: MDLFIADPTLIGFITDLTFDEKGMNLKLSGMSKLLEQKYEFDFTQMKISEILKEMIKTAGLEPVVDATGLDDKVIDYTNVSSDSEDSGVDNSNLPADACKFAKQLTKGKKGARAKAQAIYDWINSNFPYSGYSNSHYNEQNIYSTAKANIGKAIFNCCDHAHLSVVLLRCAGLKANYIHVTGHVYTVVYIEGQRVMFDPLGYNRGMGTVASGYATDGPESESINF